A single window of Syntrophorhabdus sp. DNA harbors:
- the rimM gene encoding 16S rRNA processing protein RimM: MKWIPVGRVVSTFGIRGELKFHYYNEVKEEFLDRTSLFALKGDGFVELTPEGARYRKRFFYLSFRGFSTVEEVSFLVGKELFVREQDLPRLEEGEYYEYQLIGLEVTTVQGSRLGKVRSLMHTSASDILVVEGEREVMIPMVEGFIVDIDVNGGTVRVDIEGLVP, translated from the coding sequence ATGAAGTGGATCCCTGTCGGCCGCGTCGTGTCGACATTCGGCATACGGGGTGAGCTCAAGTTTCACTATTACAACGAGGTGAAGGAAGAGTTTCTCGACCGCACCTCGTTGTTTGCCCTTAAAGGCGACGGGTTCGTAGAGCTCACGCCCGAAGGGGCAAGATACAGGAAGCGCTTCTTCTACCTTTCGTTTCGCGGGTTCTCGACGGTCGAAGAGGTTTCCTTCCTCGTGGGGAAGGAGCTTTTTGTCCGGGAGCAGGACCTTCCGCGGTTGGAGGAAGGCGAGTATTACGAGTACCAGTTGATCGGCCTCGAGGTGACGACCGTGCAGGGGTCGCGCCTCGGCAAGGTCCGATCGCTCATGCACACGAGCGCCAGCGACATCCTTGTCGTCGAAGGAGAAAGGGAAGTGATGATCCCCATGGTGGAAGGATTCATCGTCGATATAGACGTGAACGGGGGCACGGTCCGCGTGGACATTGAAGGACTCGTCCCGTGA